Sequence from the Natronomonas marina genome:
CGCCCCGGCCGTCTCGTCGGTTGTCGGTTCCCTCATGATCACTCCCGCCTCGTGATGATGTCGCCCTCGGTGATGTACTTCGCGACCGCGACCGTCGAGAGGAAGCCGATGATGGCCAGCACGAGGCTGACGGTCACGTAGAGGCCGCGCCCCGTCTTCAGCGCGAACAGCACCGCGATGGCGACGACGTTGGTGGCGATGGCGTCGAGTGCGACCACCCGGTCGGGGACGGTCGGTCCCTCGACGACCCGGTAGCCACAGAGGAGACACAGCGCCGCGACGACGACCAGGGCGGCGTCGACCGCGGCCGCGGCCAGCGCCTCACCCGCCATCGCCGTCACCTCCCGTCTCCGCGCCGGAGTCGGCGCCCCCCCCGACGCCCGGCGCCTCGCCGACGCCCGGTTCGGGTATCGTCTTCGGTTCCGGCGGGTAGTCGGAGGGGTGGACCCGGACCGCGGGCGTCGGGTCGGCCGGGTCGGCGTCCTCGTCGAAGATGGCCAGCGCGTAGTCCTCCCACTCGCGGATGGGGTCGACGAGGGCGTCGATGTCGCGGCCGTCGATGGTGTGGACGTAGAGACCGTTCTCCTCGGGGTCGTGGTCCAGCGTCACTGTCCCGGGCGTGATGGTGATGCTGTTGGCGATGGTGGTGACGCCCAGCGCCGTCTCCACGCGCAGCGGGACGAACACCACCTGCGGTTCCAGCCGCATCCCCGGCGCGAGCACCCGGTAGGCGACGTCGAGGTTGGCGACGATTATCTGCCGGACG
This genomic interval carries:
- a CDS encoding monovalent cation/H+ antiporter complex subunit F — encoded protein: MAGEALAAAAVDAALVVVAALCLLCGYRVVEGPTVPDRVVALDAIATNVVAIAVLFALKTGRGLYVTVSLVLAIIGFLSTVAVAKYITEGDIITRRE
- a CDS encoding Na+/H+ antiporter subunit E, whose translation is MKVRRWPATGVVFAVIWVFVTGPALAPVPLLRAAVAGLAVGLPVAYVFRRLYAPTVDLARVAGATPALARYVLTFVRQIIVANLDVAYRVLAPGMRLEPQVVFVPLRVETALGVTTIANSITITPGTVTLDHDPEENGLYVHTIDGRDIDALVDPIREWEDYALAIFDEDADPADPTPAVRVHPSDYPPEPKTIPEPGVGEAPGVGGGADSGAETGGDGDGG